A single genomic interval of Hyphomicrobium methylovorum harbors:
- a CDS encoding response regulator transcription factor: MSTARKVLLVDDDEDLRTSLKDQLVLHDEFEVSEAGTASKGMEAAKAGRFDLVVFDVGLPDMDGREAVKLLRKSGFKTPIVMLTGNTSDADQILGLDAGANDYVLKPFKFAVFLARVRAQLRQHEQSEDAVFAIGHYTFRPASKLLVDHSGNKIRLTEKETSILKYLYRSGDKVVSRDVLLHEVWGYNAGVTTHTLETHIYRLRQKIEKDPSNAELLITESGGYKLAP; the protein is encoded by the coding sequence ATGAGCACGGCCCGCAAGGTCCTCCTCGTAGACGACGATGAAGATCTCCGCACCTCGCTGAAGGATCAACTGGTCTTACACGACGAATTCGAAGTTTCCGAAGCGGGCACGGCCAGCAAGGGCATGGAAGCCGCAAAAGCCGGACGGTTCGACCTCGTCGTTTTCGATGTCGGCCTGCCGGATATGGACGGTCGCGAAGCCGTCAAGCTGCTCCGCAAATCCGGATTCAAAACGCCGATCGTCATGCTGACCGGCAATACCTCCGACGCCGATCAGATCCTCGGCCTTGACGCCGGTGCCAATGACTATGTTCTGAAGCCTTTCAAATTCGCAGTGTTTCTCGCACGAGTGCGTGCTCAGTTGCGTCAGCACGAGCAGAGCGAAGACGCCGTATTCGCGATCGGCCACTACACGTTCCGTCCCGCATCGAAACTTCTCGTCGATCACTCCGGCAACAAAATCCGGCTGACCGAGAAAGAAACATCGATCCTGAAATACCTCTATCGCTCAGGCGACAAGGTGGTATCGCGCGATGTGCTGCTGCACGAAGTTTGGGGATATAACGCGGGCGTGACGACACACACGCTCGAAACCCACATCTATCGCCTGCGCCAGAAGATCGAGAAAGATCCGTCGAACGCAGAGCTCCTGATCACGGAAAGCGGCGGCTACAAACTCGCGCCTTGA
- a CDS encoding GlcG/HbpS family heme-binding protein, whose amino-acid sequence MLTLADARRIIDAAEKKAAEIGQPMNIAVVDEGANLISHIRMDKAWIGSINIAINKAFTARAFNISTKELAENSQPGDQFYGIHVSNHDRVMIFAGGIPLKDQHGVVIGAIGVSGGSGVQDQQVAEAGASAHTC is encoded by the coding sequence ATGCTGACACTCGCTGACGCCCGCCGCATCATTGACGCCGCAGAAAAGAAGGCCGCCGAAATCGGTCAGCCGATGAATATCGCCGTTGTCGACGAGGGCGCGAACCTCATTTCCCACATTCGCATGGATAAGGCCTGGATCGGTTCGATCAACATCGCAATCAACAAGGCTTTCACCGCGCGCGCGTTCAACATTTCGACCAAGGAGCTTGCTGAGAACAGCCAGCCCGGCGACCAGTTCTATGGCATTCATGTATCGAACCATGACCGCGTAATGATCTTTGCTGGCGGCATTCCGCTCAAGGATCAGCACGGTGTCGTCATCGGCGCGATCGGCGTATCGGGCGGAAGCGGCGTGCAGGATCAGCAAGTCGCCGAGGCAGGCGCGAGCGCGCATACGTGTTGA
- a CDS encoding aldo/keto reductase, whose amino-acid sequence MEYRQLGASGLAVPLLSFGAATFGGTSEFFKEWGATGPAEARRLVDLCLDAGVTLFDTADIYSDGASESVLGEALKGRRDKVLISTKATFRFGNGPNAVGSSRFHLIKSCEDALKRLATDHIDIFQLHGFDARTPAEEMLSTLDQLVRAGKIRYVGVSNFSGWHIMKSLAVADRYGYPRYVANQTYYSLLGRDYEWELMPLGLDQGLGAIVWSPLGWGRLTGKIRRGSPLPKVSRLHKTADKGPPVSDEHVYRIVDALDEIASETGKTIPQIALNWLFQRPTVASVIIGARSEAQLKENLGAIGWNLNSEQIKKLDEASATTKPYPYWHQDGFSERNPPPV is encoded by the coding sequence ATGGAATATCGCCAACTGGGAGCGTCCGGACTAGCCGTTCCGCTCCTGAGTTTCGGAGCCGCCACATTCGGCGGAACATCGGAGTTCTTCAAAGAATGGGGCGCGACGGGACCGGCGGAAGCCCGTCGCCTTGTCGATCTGTGCCTCGATGCCGGTGTCACACTGTTCGACACCGCTGACATCTATTCGGATGGCGCTTCGGAATCCGTTCTTGGCGAAGCGCTGAAGGGACGCCGCGATAAGGTTCTCATTTCAACGAAGGCCACATTCCGCTTCGGTAATGGTCCAAACGCCGTCGGCTCCTCGCGTTTCCACCTCATCAAGTCTTGCGAAGACGCATTGAAACGCCTCGCAACCGATCACATCGACATCTTTCAGCTTCACGGCTTTGACGCGCGCACACCAGCGGAAGAAATGTTGTCGACGCTCGACCAGTTGGTGCGCGCCGGTAAGATCCGATACGTCGGCGTATCGAACTTTTCCGGCTGGCACATTATGAAGTCGCTCGCCGTGGCCGACCGATACGGCTACCCGCGCTACGTCGCCAATCAGACATACTATTCGTTGCTCGGCCGCGACTATGAATGGGAGCTGATGCCTCTCGGGCTCGATCAAGGGCTCGGCGCGATTGTCTGGAGCCCGCTTGGATGGGGTCGCTTAACAGGCAAAATTCGGCGCGGCAGTCCCCTGCCCAAAGTCAGCCGTCTTCATAAAACGGCCGACAAAGGACCGCCCGTCAGCGACGAGCACGTCTATCGCATCGTTGACGCGCTTGATGAAATCGCGAGCGAGACCGGCAAAACAATCCCGCAGATTGCGCTCAATTGGCTGTTCCAGCGCCCAACTGTTGCAAGCGTCATCATCGGCGCGCGCAGCGAAGCGCAATTGAAGGAAAACCTCGGCGCGATCGGTTGGAACTTGAACTCTGAGCAAATTAAAAAACTCGACGAAGCAAGCGCAACCACGAAGCCCTATCCATACTGGCACCAGGACGGCTTTTCCGAGCGCAACCCCCCGCCCGTCTAG
- a CDS encoding PQQ-dependent sugar dehydrogenase, producing the protein MSWAAGLAFLITSPAVAETRYAPGFGPNPELPAPQSTFLPTMKVARATGWPDGVKPAASADLTVTSYASGLLHPRWLYVLPNGDVLVAETNAPERPKDGTGLKAWVASLFQKHAGAKVPSANRITLLRGLKPDGSAEMRTTFLENLNSPFGMTLVGNTLYVANADALVKFNYRPGDTQITAPAVKVADLPGGPINHHWTKNVIANADGTKLYVTVGSNSNVAENGMDAEVNRAGILEIDPATGASRQFASGLRNPNGLAWEPETKSLWTVVNERDEIGDNLVPDYLTSVKDGAFYGWPYSYFGQHVDERVKPQKPDLVAKAIPPDYAIGAHTASLGLAFSPEHSALPARLAHGAFIGQHGSWNRSELSGYKVIFVPFANGKPSGPPEDILTDFVDSKSDARGRPVGVAFGKDGALLVADDVGNKIWRVVSADRKSSSVKNPVAVE; encoded by the coding sequence ATGTCATGGGCCGCGGGATTGGCATTTTTGATTACGAGCCCCGCCGTAGCAGAAACGCGTTACGCGCCAGGCTTCGGACCGAATCCCGAATTGCCAGCGCCCCAATCGACATTCCTCCCGACGATGAAAGTCGCGCGCGCGACCGGCTGGCCAGATGGGGTGAAGCCCGCCGCTTCCGCCGATCTCACGGTGACGTCCTACGCATCGGGACTATTGCACCCGCGCTGGCTCTATGTTCTGCCAAACGGGGACGTTCTCGTCGCCGAAACAAATGCGCCAGAGCGTCCGAAAGACGGCACCGGGCTGAAAGCCTGGGTCGCTAGTCTTTTTCAGAAGCATGCCGGCGCCAAAGTTCCGAGCGCAAATCGCATAACACTCCTCCGGGGTTTGAAGCCCGACGGGAGCGCAGAGATGCGCACGACATTCCTTGAAAATCTGAATTCGCCCTTTGGCATGACGCTCGTCGGCAATACGCTTTACGTCGCGAACGCGGATGCACTCGTCAAATTCAATTATCGCCCCGGCGACACGCAGATCACGGCGCCGGCTGTGAAAGTCGCAGACCTTCCCGGCGGCCCGATCAATCATCACTGGACCAAGAACGTCATCGCCAATGCCGACGGAACGAAACTTTACGTCACCGTCGGATCGAACAGCAACGTCGCCGAGAACGGAATGGATGCCGAAGTCAATCGCGCGGGCATTCTTGAAATAGATCCCGCAACAGGCGCTTCGCGCCAATTTGCGTCCGGCTTGCGCAATCCAAACGGTCTTGCTTGGGAACCGGAAACCAAAAGCCTCTGGACCGTTGTCAACGAGCGCGATGAAATCGGTGACAACCTCGTGCCCGATTATCTGACGTCAGTAAAAGACGGCGCATTCTACGGTTGGCCTTATAGCTACTTCGGTCAGCACGTTGACGAGAGGGTCAAGCCTCAAAAACCCGATCTCGTCGCGAAGGCGATTCCACCCGACTACGCGATCGGCGCGCATACCGCGTCACTGGGGCTCGCATTTTCACCGGAGCATTCCGCACTTCCGGCTCGGCTGGCGCACGGCGCATTCATCGGCCAGCACGGATCCTGGAACCGCAGCGAATTGAGCGGATACAAAGTGATTTTCGTTCCGTTCGCGAACGGCAAGCCCAGCGGTCCGCCCGAAGACATTCTCACCGATTTCGTCGATAGCAAGAGTGACGCCCGCGGACGCCCGGTTGGCGTTGCGTTCGGCAAGGATGGAGCTCTGCTTGTCGCTGATGACGTCGGCAATAAGATTTGGCGCGTTGTGTCCGCCGATCGCAAGTCGAGTTCGGTGAAGAATCCAGTCGCCGTCGAATAG
- a CDS encoding cyclic nucleotide-binding domain-containing protein, translating into MAIEALVKPFLALPIFRNLKPAQLEAIVNSAERIVYRPGDMIVMENHTSEAAILVVSGRCVRLSEDAEMREDIVPEGSLIAELAMVVETVHPATIIAKDQVRALRLTREKMHDAMMQDPSLARHFSSCILSRLQLLAEDLTTIDAVLANAADPARLPRVSELSSLSLS; encoded by the coding sequence ATGGCGATAGAAGCCCTGGTCAAACCATTTTTAGCGCTTCCGATTTTTCGCAATTTGAAGCCAGCACAGCTCGAAGCGATCGTGAACAGTGCTGAGCGCATCGTGTATCGTCCGGGCGATATGATCGTTATGGAAAATCACACAAGCGAAGCGGCAATTCTCGTTGTGTCAGGACGGTGTGTGCGATTGAGTGAAGACGCGGAGATGCGGGAAGACATCGTTCCGGAAGGCTCGCTGATTGCAGAGCTTGCAATGGTTGTCGAAACGGTTCACCCCGCAACGATCATTGCGAAGGATCAGGTGCGAGCGCTCAGATTGACTCGGGAAAAAATGCACGACGCGATGATGCAGGACCCAAGCCTCGCGAGGCATTTCTCGTCCTGCATACTTTCGCGATTACAACTGTTGGCTGAAGACCTGACGACGATCGATGCGGTGCTCGCGAATGCAGCCGACCCTGCACGTCTGCCACGCGTTTCTGAATTGAGCAGTCTTTCTCTATCCTGA
- a CDS encoding YggS family pyridoxal phosphate-dependent enzyme has protein sequence MTGDEYQETAPERLKRIKVEIADAAKGAGRSASDVTLIAVSKTFDADAVEPVLAAGHRQFGENRVQEAERKWPGLRSKFPDVTLHLIGPLQSNKVKDAVALFDAIHTIDREKIARAVAAEVASQQRRLDLFVQVNTGEEAQKAGVFPREAKAFVDFCRNDLQLTIRGLMCIPPVEEEPSVHFAFLAKLAREAGLDALSMGMSGDFEAAIALGATHVRVGSAIFGHR, from the coding sequence GTGACCGGCGACGAATACCAGGAAACAGCGCCCGAGAGGTTAAAGCGCATTAAAGTCGAGATTGCGGACGCGGCTAAAGGCGCTGGGCGGAGCGCTTCGGATGTCACGTTGATTGCTGTTTCCAAGACGTTCGATGCGGATGCTGTCGAACCCGTTCTCGCAGCGGGACATCGCCAGTTCGGCGAAAACCGAGTTCAGGAAGCCGAACGTAAATGGCCCGGTCTTCGTTCCAAATTTCCCGACGTCACACTTCATCTCATCGGGCCGCTGCAATCGAACAAGGTGAAAGATGCGGTGGCGCTGTTCGATGCCATCCATACGATCGATCGTGAAAAGATTGCGCGTGCGGTTGCCGCTGAAGTTGCAAGCCAGCAGCGCCGGCTCGACCTATTCGTTCAAGTGAATACGGGCGAGGAGGCACAAAAGGCCGGTGTGTTTCCGCGCGAAGCGAAGGCGTTCGTCGATTTTTGCCGCAACGATCTGCAGCTCACGATTCGCGGATTGATGTGTATTCCGCCGGTCGAGGAAGAGCCTTCCGTCCATTTTGCCTTTTTGGCGAAGCTGGCGCGTGAAGCCGGACTTGACGCGTTGAGCATGGGCATGAGCGGCGATTTTGAAGCTGCCATCGCGCTCGGTGCGACGCATGTTCGCGTCGGCTCAGCGATTTTCGGTCACCGTTGA
- the fic gene encoding protein adenylyltransferase Fic: MKVFDPTIPHNSLPKLPPPGDLETKAVLKKCASVHAALAALKERGRRIPDQTVLINAIPIMEAKDSSAIENIVTTSDALFRDQSLSDDSDADPATKEASRYRSALQLGFHALAHRPITTRTAVDICSDLKGVDLNVRSVPGTKLRNANTGDVIYTPPEGETLLRELLTNWERFLNDATELDPVVRMAVGHYQFEAIHPFIDGNGRTGRVINILFLIEQGLLELPTLYLSRYILANRADYYRLLLEVTTKQAWEPWVLFMLDGIENTARWTAAKIGAIHDLMDVTVSYVRDAAPKTYTRELVDVIFMQPYSRIQNVVERGLAHREKASRDLKQLVSIGVLREIKVGREKLFLNVRYAALLGNDANTWEPFPEIKQTQVDRARNKKGRA; the protein is encoded by the coding sequence ATGAAAGTCTTCGATCCTACAATTCCGCACAATAGCCTGCCCAAGCTGCCGCCTCCGGGTGATCTGGAGACGAAGGCCGTCTTGAAGAAGTGCGCTTCCGTCCATGCCGCGCTTGCCGCTCTGAAGGAGCGAGGCCGCCGCATTCCCGACCAGACCGTGCTCATCAATGCCATCCCCATCATGGAAGCCAAAGACAGCTCGGCGATTGAAAACATCGTCACGACGAGCGACGCGTTGTTTCGCGACCAGAGTCTTAGCGATGACAGCGACGCGGACCCTGCGACGAAGGAGGCATCGCGTTATCGATCAGCACTTCAACTCGGTTTTCATGCGCTCGCACATCGGCCGATCACGACTCGCACCGCCGTCGATATTTGCTCCGATCTCAAGGGCGTCGATCTCAACGTGCGGAGTGTTCCAGGGACCAAGCTGAGAAATGCGAATACCGGCGACGTTATTTATACGCCGCCTGAAGGTGAAACGCTGCTGCGCGAGCTGCTGACAAATTGGGAGCGCTTCCTGAACGATGCGACTGAACTCGATCCTGTCGTTCGGATGGCCGTCGGACACTATCAGTTCGAAGCTATTCATCCGTTCATTGACGGAAACGGCCGCACAGGCCGGGTCATCAACATTCTGTTTCTGATCGAACAGGGATTGCTCGAGCTCCCGACGCTCTATCTCAGCCGGTATATTTTGGCGAACCGCGCGGATTACTACCGCCTTCTTCTCGAGGTGACGACGAAGCAAGCGTGGGAGCCGTGGGTGCTCTTTATGCTCGACGGTATCGAGAATACGGCGCGATGGACGGCTGCCAAGATCGGCGCGATTCACGATCTCATGGATGTGACGGTTTCATACGTTCGGGATGCAGCGCCGAAAACCTACACGCGCGAACTTGTCGACGTGATTTTCATGCAGCCATACAGCCGCATTCAAAACGTTGTCGAGCGCGGGCTTGCGCATCGGGAAAAGGCGTCGAGAGACCTGAAGCAGCTCGTGTCGATCGGCGTGCTGCGTGAAATCAAAGTCGGGCGCGAAAAGCTCTTCCTCAATGTCAGATATGCGGCTCTTCTCGGCAATGATGCCAATACGTGGGAGCCGTTTCCGGAGATCAAGCAAACGCAGGTCGATCGCGCGCGCAACAAAAAGGGCCGCGCCTAA
- a CDS encoding DNA translocase FtsK — protein MSLDARGIDPQRLLPQSLEDRLLGWLGRCGGAALLVATVAIWASLVSWSVFDPSLTHTTTASARNFAGPVGAIISDLLFQMLGFAAVLALVAPLVWSVEMLRSERVSGGRTKLGFYPLSVLAISGAISALPLFEGWPLRHGYGGLLGDGVLHLFTKVFSFINADRAGLAAGVILGAAAVQMAGKAIGFEGESLIKGLLSALRSLVTRSQAAAKESVVAARVHRSSFDSLELAEPSIEHEAATDRQEPAFERRSSSRPTLSIDDPVETFAPQPKARPSLSAGLQTVERRRSDDDGLEDFVDDEIEVDLGSDASSIAIARRFAPESAKNARPHAPLEESLPIAAPVRTPRPAPRAAEPPSPPPPPPPPEAALAKASGLLGGFVRGRAESEWKRPSLNVFKRPGPSKPKPELSQTVMRGNARLLEDVLADFGVKGEVRDIRPGPVVTLFEFEPSRGTKSSRVIGLAEDIARSMSIGSVRAAVVSGRNAIGLELPNARRETVLLREILESDTFKSDGAGLPLGLGKSIGGDPVVVDLARMPHLLVAGTTGSGKSVGINSMVLSLLYRHAPEDCRMLMIDPKMLELSVYNGIPHLLTPVITDPHKAVAALNWVVREMEERYKRMAAISVRNIDVFNNRVRNAKKRGEILSRTVQTGFDKSGQARFETQQMELEPFPRIVVIVDEFADLMLVAGREVEGSVQRLAQMARAAGIHLIMATQRPSVDIITGTIKANFPTRISFKVTSKIDSRTILNEQGAEQLLGQGDMLYSNGAGQSVRVHGAFVSDEEVVAFSDALRAAAPPNYVEGITDAPPQSEIAPSGREGGDQDLYDRAVAIVLKDGKASTSYIQRRLSIGYNRAADLIERMEREGLISAANSVGKREILAA, from the coding sequence ATGTCGCTTGATGCACGAGGGATCGATCCCCAGCGGCTGCTTCCGCAGTCCTTGGAAGATCGGCTTTTAGGTTGGCTGGGCCGCTGCGGCGGCGCGGCGCTCCTCGTCGCGACGGTCGCCATCTGGGCGAGCCTCGTCTCCTGGTCTGTGTTCGATCCAAGCTTGACGCACACGACGACAGCCTCAGCGCGCAATTTCGCTGGGCCGGTCGGAGCAATTATCTCCGACCTTCTCTTTCAGATGCTGGGCTTTGCTGCGGTGCTGGCGCTTGTTGCCCCGCTGGTGTGGAGCGTTGAGATGCTGCGCTCGGAGCGCGTGTCCGGCGGCCGTACGAAGCTCGGGTTTTATCCGCTTTCTGTGCTTGCTATTTCGGGAGCGATATCGGCGCTGCCTCTGTTTGAGGGTTGGCCGCTGCGTCATGGCTACGGCGGGCTGCTGGGCGACGGCGTGTTGCATCTCTTTACGAAAGTCTTCTCCTTCATCAATGCGGACCGCGCGGGATTGGCGGCGGGCGTTATTCTCGGCGCGGCGGCGGTGCAGATGGCTGGAAAGGCCATCGGCTTTGAGGGCGAGTCTCTCATCAAGGGTCTTTTGAGTGCTCTTCGTTCTCTGGTTACGCGCTCGCAGGCGGCGGCCAAGGAAAGCGTTGTTGCGGCTCGCGTGCATCGTTCGTCATTCGACTCACTTGAGCTGGCGGAGCCGTCCATCGAACATGAGGCGGCAACCGATCGCCAGGAGCCTGCGTTCGAGCGTCGAAGCAGTTCGCGTCCTACGTTGTCGATCGACGATCCCGTCGAGACTTTTGCGCCTCAGCCAAAGGCGAGACCTAGCCTGTCCGCCGGGCTGCAGACGGTCGAGCGTCGTCGCTCCGACGACGATGGCCTGGAAGACTTCGTTGACGACGAGATCGAAGTGGATCTTGGCTCAGACGCAAGTAGCATCGCAATTGCACGCCGCTTTGCGCCGGAATCGGCAAAGAATGCGCGGCCACATGCGCCGTTAGAAGAGTCGCTGCCGATTGCAGCCCCGGTTCGGACACCACGCCCCGCGCCGCGCGCTGCGGAGCCGCCTTCGCCTCCTCCTCCTCCGCCGCCACCTGAGGCAGCTCTCGCAAAAGCGAGCGGATTACTTGGTGGATTTGTGCGCGGTCGCGCGGAGTCGGAATGGAAGCGGCCGTCGCTGAATGTGTTCAAGCGGCCAGGCCCATCGAAACCGAAGCCCGAACTTTCGCAGACGGTTATGCGCGGCAATGCGCGGCTGCTTGAAGACGTGCTGGCGGATTTCGGCGTCAAGGGCGAAGTGAGAGATATTCGGCCGGGTCCGGTCGTGACGCTGTTCGAGTTCGAGCCGTCGCGCGGAACGAAGTCATCGCGTGTCATTGGTCTTGCAGAAGACATTGCGCGCTCGATGAGCATCGGAAGCGTGCGTGCGGCTGTTGTCTCGGGCCGGAATGCGATCGGATTGGAATTGCCGAACGCGCGGCGCGAAACGGTTCTGTTACGCGAAATTCTTGAGTCCGATACGTTCAAATCGGATGGCGCTGGGTTGCCGCTTGGTCTTGGCAAGTCGATCGGTGGCGATCCCGTCGTTGTCGATCTCGCACGCATGCCGCATCTGCTGGTGGCTGGTACGACCGGCTCCGGTAAATCGGTCGGCATCAACTCGATGGTGCTTTCGCTGCTCTATCGGCACGCGCCGGAAGACTGCCGCATGCTGATGATCGATCCGAAAATGCTGGAGCTTTCCGTCTACAATGGAATTCCGCATCTGTTGACGCCCGTCATCACCGACCCGCACAAGGCGGTGGCCGCACTCAACTGGGTCGTGCGCGAGATGGAAGAGCGCTACAAGCGCATGGCGGCAATCTCGGTTCGTAACATCGACGTCTTCAACAACCGCGTTCGCAACGCGAAGAAGCGCGGCGAAATTCTGTCTCGCACGGTTCAGACCGGATTCGATAAGTCGGGACAGGCGCGTTTCGAAACGCAGCAGATGGAACTCGAGCCGTTCCCGCGCATCGTTGTCATCGTCGATGAGTTCGCCGACCTGATGCTGGTTGCAGGGCGCGAAGTCGAAGGTTCCGTGCAGCGGTTGGCGCAGATGGCGCGGGCGGCGGGCATTCATCTCATCATGGCGACGCAGCGTCCGTCGGTCGATATCATCACCGGTACGATCAAGGCGAATTTCCCGACGCGCATCTCTTTCAAGGTCACGTCGAAGATCGATAGCCGGACGATCCTCAACGAGCAGGGCGCAGAGCAGCTGCTCGGTCAGGGCGATATGCTCTATTCGAACGGGGCGGGGCAGTCTGTGCGTGTACACGGTGCCTTCGTGTCGGACGAGGAAGTCGTTGCGTTCTCGGATGCGTTGCGCGCTGCGGCGCCGCCTAATTATGTCGAAGGCATCACCGACGCGCCGCCGCAATCAGAGATTGCGCCGAGCGGACGCGAAGGGGGCGATCAGGATCTCTATGATCGCGCCGTTGCCATTGTGCTCAAAGATGGCAAAGCCTCGACGAGCTACATCCAGCGTCGTCTTTCGATCGGCTACAATCGCGCCGCCGACTTGATTGAGCGCATGGAGCGTGAGGGTTTGATCTCGGCGGCGAACAGCGTGGGCAAGCGGGAAATTCTTGCTGCCTGA
- a CDS encoding L,D-transpeptidase family protein produces the protein MIRPKPEHQQRTAGRLIVRALNASAQRGYLQFGTNLVPCALGTGGIRAIKREGDGAAPRGRFRLLSVFYRPDGKRPRSGLPVRAIRKMDGWCDSVNDRNYNRRVSLPYPQSTEPLWRADRLYDVIVVLGYNDVPRVRGRGSAIFIHVAREGFTPTEGCVALRASDLRRMLCNLHRGSDIVIAV, from the coding sequence ATGATCCGTCCCAAGCCGGAACACCAACAACGAACGGCGGGGCGGCTCATCGTTAGAGCCCTGAATGCGTCCGCGCAGCGCGGATATTTGCAGTTTGGCACGAATTTGGTGCCGTGTGCGCTTGGGACCGGCGGAATTCGGGCGATCAAGCGCGAAGGCGATGGCGCTGCGCCGCGCGGGCGGTTTCGATTGCTCAGCGTTTTTTACCGGCCCGATGGCAAAAGGCCGCGCTCGGGTTTGCCGGTTAGGGCCATCCGCAAGATGGATGGATGGTGCGATAGCGTCAATGATCGCAACTACAATCGCCGTGTTTCGCTGCCGTATCCGCAAAGCACGGAACCGCTATGGCGCGCGGATCGGCTTTACGACGTTATCGTTGTGCTTGGATACAACGATGTGCCGCGCGTGCGTGGACGCGGCAGTGCGATCTTCATTCATGTTGCTCGCGAGGGATTTACGCCGACGGAAGGGTGCGTTGCTCTTCGTGCCAGCGATTTGCGACGTATGCTGTGCAACCTTCATCGTGGCAGCGATATCGTCATAGCGGTTTGA
- a CDS encoding LolA family protein, whose amino-acid sequence MRFCQRLLATAALVTLCGGATLAEDANGPSEALKSVPAVKATAVQGWTGKVATAKNEGIVLDDSQTKLVHDVSAYFGSLTNLKGAFVQIDSANKRMRGKFFVKRPGRFRFDYALPSRQVIVSDGQNLAIQDLDLNNEDRVSIDQTPFRLLLRKDVDLLRDAKITEVQHSDDLIVLGLEDKNPDAPGHIKLFIATKPTMELKEWVTTDAQGLDTRIEVSGLVQTDDLDGNLFKIQPLGPHRTTPN is encoded by the coding sequence ATGAGATTTTGTCAGCGCCTTTTGGCGACCGCAGCACTTGTGACTCTCTGCGGGGGTGCCACGCTGGCCGAAGATGCGAATGGTCCAAGCGAAGCATTGAAATCAGTGCCCGCCGTCAAGGCGACGGCCGTGCAGGGATGGACCGGAAAGGTCGCCACCGCCAAGAACGAAGGCATCGTGCTCGACGATAGCCAAACGAAACTCGTTCATGATGTGAGCGCGTACTTTGGGTCGCTGACGAACCTGAAGGGTGCGTTCGTGCAGATCGATTCCGCGAACAAGCGGATGCGCGGAAAATTTTTCGTCAAACGGCCAGGCCGATTCCGTTTTGACTACGCATTGCCGTCGCGCCAGGTCATCGTTTCCGATGGTCAAAATCTAGCCATTCAGGATCTCGATCTGAACAACGAAGATCGTGTGTCGATCGATCAGACTCCTTTCCGGCTGCTCTTGCGCAAAGACGTCGATCTGTTGCGCGATGCGAAAATCACCGAGGTGCAGCACTCGGACGACCTGATCGTGCTGGGTCTCGAAGATAAAAATCCCGACGCGCCGGGCCACATCAAGCTCTTCATCGCGACCAAGCCGACGATGGAATTGAAGGAGTGGGTGACGACGGACGCCCAGGGCTTGGACACGCGAATCGAAGTGTCGGGTCTGGTTCAAACAGACGATCTCGACGGAAATTTATTTAAAATTCAACCGCTTGGGCCGCATCGCACGACGCCAAACTGA